A single Vigna radiata var. radiata cultivar VC1973A chromosome 8, Vradiata_ver6, whole genome shotgun sequence DNA region contains:
- the LOC106770889 gene encoding uncharacterized protein LOC106770889 has translation MGVGISFLIAVKATTLFLFFVYLKNLGFTLFSLPFLYASLISFLVSIASHPSIDLPMLLGKTTDGAFPLFSLIFFGPYIYFVRFFSMLRRLRSGEPPYTQVHDYLYVGGWPSSPHMLPPGDPAIIDCTCEFPRVKNFTAGLPYRCIPTWDTRSPQPADIESAIKWASRQRDLNRPIFVHCAYGHGRSVAVMCALLVALGITEDWKTAEKLIKQKRPYIRMNALHRKALEEWSRHRLSAPKK, from the exons ATGGGGGTGGGAATATCATTTCTCATAGCGGTGAAAGCAACAACGCTTTTTCTATTCTTCGTTTACCTAAAGAACCTCGGTTTCACTCTCTTCTCCCTCCCCTTTCTCTACGCTTCGCTCATCTCGTTCTTGGTCTCAATCGCCTCTCACCCTTCCATCGACCTTCCCATGCTTCTGGGAAAAACCACCGATGGAGCTTTCCCTCTTTTTTCACTGATATTTTTCGGCCCTTACATCTACTTCGTTCGCTTTTTCTCTATGCTCCGAAGACTTCGAAGCGGAGAACCTCCTTACACACAGGTTCACGACTATCTCTATGTCGGTGGCTGGCCATCCTCGCCTCACATGCTGCCACCTGGGGACCCTGCCATTATTGATTGCACGTGCGAGTTCCCGCGTGTCAAGAACTTCACTGCCGGGTTGCCCTACCGCTGCATTCCGACTTGGGACACGAGGTCGCCTCAACCTGCTGATATCGAATCCGCAATTAAGTGGGCCTCTCGACAGAGAGACCTCAACAGGCCCATTTTCGTTCACTGTGCTTATG GTCATGGAAGAAGTGTAGCAGTTATGTGTGCACTGTTAGTAGCACTAGGCATCACCGAGGATTGGAAGACTGCTGAGAAGCTGATCAAGCAAAAGCGACCTTACATTCGAATGAATGCTCTCCATCGCAAGGCCCTTGAAGAATGGTCCAGACACCGATTGTCTGCGCCGAAGAAGTAG